One Melospiza melodia melodia isolate bMelMel2 chromosome 1, bMelMel2.pri, whole genome shotgun sequence genomic window carries:
- the RALBP1 gene encoding ralA-binding protein 1 isoform X1, translated as MTECFLPPTSSPSEHRRVEHSGGLARTPSSEEISPTKFPGLYRTGEPSPPHDSLHEPPDIVSDDEKEHGKKKGKFKKKEKRTEGYAAFQEDSSGDEAESPSKLKRSKGIHVFKKPSFSKKKEKDFKIKEKPKDEKHKEEKHKEDKHKEKKSKDLTAADVVKQWKEKKKKKKPIQETEIPQVDVPSHRPVFGIPLSDAVDRTMMYDGIRLPAVFRECIDYVEKYGMKCEGIYRVSGIKSKVDELKAAYDREESPNLEEYEPNTVASLLKQYLRELPENLLTKELMPRFEDACGKSTEAEKVQECQKLLKELPECNHLLISWLIVHMDHVIAKELETKMNIQNISIVLSPTVQISNRVLYVFFTHVQEFFGNVTLKQVTKPLRWSNMATMPALPETQESIKEEIRRQEFLLNCLHRDLQAGIKDLSKEERLWEVQRILTALKRKLREAKRQECETKIAQEIASLSKEDVSKEEMNENEEVINILLAQENEILTEQEELLAMEQFLRRQIASEKEEIDRLRAEIAEIQSRQQHGRSETEEYSSESESESEDEEELQVILEDLQRQNEELEIKNNHLNQAIHEEREAIIELRVQLRLLQRAKSEQQGQEEEEPEKRGGVSQQQRDTVLETKAAKEQPKASKEQQVKPSPSKDRKETPI; from the exons ATGACCGAGTGCTTCCTGCCTCCCACGAGCAGCCCCAGTGAACACCGGCGGGTAGAGCACAGCGGGGGACTCGCTCGGACTCCCAGCTCTGAAGAGATCAGTCCCACAAAATTCCCCGGGTTGTACCGCACCGGGGAGCCCTCGCCGCCTCACGACAGCTTGCATGAGCCTCCAGATATAGTGTCTGATGATGAAAAGGAGCAtgggaagaagaaaggaaaatttaagaaaaaagaaaaaagaa CGGAAGGCTACGCTGCGTTTCAAGAGGACAGTTCCGGTGACGAAGCTGAAAGTCCTTCCAAGTTGAAGCGCTCCAAGGGAATACACGTCTTCAAGAAACCCAGCTTTTCCAAAAAGAAGGAGaaggattttaaaataaaagagaaacCCAAAGATGAAAAACACAAGGAAGAAAAACATAAGGAAGACAAACACAAAGAGAAAAAGTCAAAAGACTTAACTGCAGCAGATGTTGTAAAACAAtggaaagagaagaagaaaaagaaaaagccaattcAAGAGACAGAGATACCTCAAGTGGATGTTCCAAGTCACAGACCCGTGTTTGGCATTCCTTTGTCTGACGCAGTAGACAGGACCATGATGTACGATGGCATCCGCCTGCCAGCAGTTTTCCGTGAATGTATAGATTACGTAGAGAAGTATGGCATGAAATGTGAAGGCATCTACAGAGTTTCAG GAATAAAATCAAAAGTTGACGAGCTGAAGGCAGCCTATGATCGTGAGGAATCTCCAAACCTGGAGGAATATGAGCCCAACACAGTCGCCAGCTTGCTCAAACAGTACCTGCGGGAACTGCCCGAAAATCTGCTTACCAAAGAGCTCATGCCCCGCTTTGAGGATGCTTGTGGAAAGAGCACAGAAGCTGAGAAAGTTCAGGAGTGCCAGAAGCTGCTCAAAGAGCTGCCAGAGTGTAACCATCTCCTGATTTCATGGCTGATTGTGCATATGGACCATGTTATTGCAAAGGAACTAGAAACAAAAATGAACATCCAGAATATTTCTATAGTGCTCAGCCCTACTGTTCAG ATCAGCAACCGTGTCCTGTACGTGTTTTTTACACATGTTCAAGAGTTCTTTGGAAATGTGACCCTCAAGCAGGTGACAAAACCTCTTCGCTGGTCAAATATGGCAACAATGCCAGCACTTCCAGAAACACAAGAGAGCATCAAAGAAGAAATCAGGCGACAG GAGTTCCTTCTGAACTGTTTACACAGAGACTTGCAGGCAGGGATAAAAGACTTATCCAAAGAAGAGAGACTCTGGGAGGTGCAGAGAATCTTAACAGCTCTTAAAAGGAAACTAAGAGAAGCTAAGAGACAG GAGTGTGAAACAAAGATTGCACAAGAAATTGCTAGCCTTTCAAAGGAGGATGTCTCCAAAGAAGAAATGAATGAGAATGAAGAAGTTATAAATATTCTGCTTGCACAG GAGAATGAGATTTTAACAGAACAAGAAGAGCTGCTGGCCATGGAGCAGTTTCTGCGGAGACAGATCGCCTCTGAGAAGGAAGAAATAGATCGGCTCCGAGCAGAAATAGCTGAGATACAAAG TCGCCAGCAGCACGGCCGCAGCGAAACCGAGGAATACTCTTCCGAGAGTGAAAGTGAGAGTGaagatgaggaggagctgcaggtcaTCCTGGAGGATCTGCAGAGACAGAACGAGGAACTGGAG ATCAAGAACAACCACCTGAACCAAGCGATTCACGAGGAGCGCGAGGCCATCATCGAGCTGCGGGTGCAGCTCCGCCTGCTGCAGCGCGCAAAATCcgagcagcagggccaggaggaagaggagccgGAAAAGCGCGGGGGCGTTTCCCAGCAGCAGAGAGACACTGTCCTGGAGACAAAAGCAGCCAAAGAGCAGCCAAAAGCAAGCAAGGAGCAGCAAGTCAAGCCATCCCCAAGTAAAGACAGGAAAGAAACTCCCATTTGA
- the RALBP1 gene encoding ralA-binding protein 1 isoform X2, protein MDIAIMTEGYAAFQEDSSGDEAESPSKLKRSKGIHVFKKPSFSKKKEKDFKIKEKPKDEKHKEEKHKEDKHKEKKSKDLTAADVVKQWKEKKKKKKPIQETEIPQVDVPSHRPVFGIPLSDAVDRTMMYDGIRLPAVFRECIDYVEKYGMKCEGIYRVSGIKSKVDELKAAYDREESPNLEEYEPNTVASLLKQYLRELPENLLTKELMPRFEDACGKSTEAEKVQECQKLLKELPECNHLLISWLIVHMDHVIAKELETKMNIQNISIVLSPTVQISNRVLYVFFTHVQEFFGNVTLKQVTKPLRWSNMATMPALPETQESIKEEIRRQEFLLNCLHRDLQAGIKDLSKEERLWEVQRILTALKRKLREAKRQECETKIAQEIASLSKEDVSKEEMNENEEVINILLAQENEILTEQEELLAMEQFLRRQIASEKEEIDRLRAEIAEIQSRQQHGRSETEEYSSESESESEDEEELQVILEDLQRQNEELEIKNNHLNQAIHEEREAIIELRVQLRLLQRAKSEQQGQEEEEPEKRGGVSQQQRDTVLETKAAKEQPKASKEQQVKPSPSKDRKETPI, encoded by the exons ATGGACATAGCCATTATGA CGGAAGGCTACGCTGCGTTTCAAGAGGACAGTTCCGGTGACGAAGCTGAAAGTCCTTCCAAGTTGAAGCGCTCCAAGGGAATACACGTCTTCAAGAAACCCAGCTTTTCCAAAAAGAAGGAGaaggattttaaaataaaagagaaacCCAAAGATGAAAAACACAAGGAAGAAAAACATAAGGAAGACAAACACAAAGAGAAAAAGTCAAAAGACTTAACTGCAGCAGATGTTGTAAAACAAtggaaagagaagaagaaaaagaaaaagccaattcAAGAGACAGAGATACCTCAAGTGGATGTTCCAAGTCACAGACCCGTGTTTGGCATTCCTTTGTCTGACGCAGTAGACAGGACCATGATGTACGATGGCATCCGCCTGCCAGCAGTTTTCCGTGAATGTATAGATTACGTAGAGAAGTATGGCATGAAATGTGAAGGCATCTACAGAGTTTCAG GAATAAAATCAAAAGTTGACGAGCTGAAGGCAGCCTATGATCGTGAGGAATCTCCAAACCTGGAGGAATATGAGCCCAACACAGTCGCCAGCTTGCTCAAACAGTACCTGCGGGAACTGCCCGAAAATCTGCTTACCAAAGAGCTCATGCCCCGCTTTGAGGATGCTTGTGGAAAGAGCACAGAAGCTGAGAAAGTTCAGGAGTGCCAGAAGCTGCTCAAAGAGCTGCCAGAGTGTAACCATCTCCTGATTTCATGGCTGATTGTGCATATGGACCATGTTATTGCAAAGGAACTAGAAACAAAAATGAACATCCAGAATATTTCTATAGTGCTCAGCCCTACTGTTCAG ATCAGCAACCGTGTCCTGTACGTGTTTTTTACACATGTTCAAGAGTTCTTTGGAAATGTGACCCTCAAGCAGGTGACAAAACCTCTTCGCTGGTCAAATATGGCAACAATGCCAGCACTTCCAGAAACACAAGAGAGCATCAAAGAAGAAATCAGGCGACAG GAGTTCCTTCTGAACTGTTTACACAGAGACTTGCAGGCAGGGATAAAAGACTTATCCAAAGAAGAGAGACTCTGGGAGGTGCAGAGAATCTTAACAGCTCTTAAAAGGAAACTAAGAGAAGCTAAGAGACAG GAGTGTGAAACAAAGATTGCACAAGAAATTGCTAGCCTTTCAAAGGAGGATGTCTCCAAAGAAGAAATGAATGAGAATGAAGAAGTTATAAATATTCTGCTTGCACAG GAGAATGAGATTTTAACAGAACAAGAAGAGCTGCTGGCCATGGAGCAGTTTCTGCGGAGACAGATCGCCTCTGAGAAGGAAGAAATAGATCGGCTCCGAGCAGAAATAGCTGAGATACAAAG TCGCCAGCAGCACGGCCGCAGCGAAACCGAGGAATACTCTTCCGAGAGTGAAAGTGAGAGTGaagatgaggaggagctgcaggtcaTCCTGGAGGATCTGCAGAGACAGAACGAGGAACTGGAG ATCAAGAACAACCACCTGAACCAAGCGATTCACGAGGAGCGCGAGGCCATCATCGAGCTGCGGGTGCAGCTCCGCCTGCTGCAGCGCGCAAAATCcgagcagcagggccaggaggaagaggagccgGAAAAGCGCGGGGGCGTTTCCCAGCAGCAGAGAGACACTGTCCTGGAGACAAAAGCAGCCAAAGAGCAGCCAAAAGCAAGCAAGGAGCAGCAAGTCAAGCCATCCCCAAGTAAAGACAGGAAAGAAACTCCCATTTGA